One region of Metallosphaera sedula DSM 5348 genomic DNA includes:
- the thrC gene encoding threonine synthase translates to MRCIECGFQSELDQKMITCPRCGGILEISVKLPPTFSFSKLRGRGVWRYSPAIAGNYKKIVSISEGGTPLIRSRENSEVYYKFEGANPTGSFKDRGMTVAISSAVSEGYKIVVAASTGNTAASAAAYSARAGLKIYLVLPKDKVAIGKLAQSILYGATILEVEGSFDVGMKAVMRLYKDVGIVYPLNSFNPWRLEGQKTIAYEITEEIGVPDYVFVPVGNAGNIYAIWKGFTELRDAGVIDRVPRMVGVQAEGASPIAKAILNNQDTPQFVENPETVATAIRIGKPVNWKKAMKAIKESQGTAIYVSDNEIMEAQRELARKEGIGAEPASVASFAGYKKALEHGLVDRTSKTVMILTGHALKDPDSMIKSSARRIIVNPDHLENIILGDLNVSG, encoded by the coding sequence ATGCGTTGTATTGAATGTGGGTTCCAAAGCGAATTGGACCAAAAAATGATCACTTGCCCAAGATGTGGGGGAATACTCGAGATATCAGTAAAGTTACCCCCTACATTCTCGTTCTCCAAGTTAAGAGGTAGAGGGGTCTGGAGATACTCCCCTGCTATAGCTGGAAATTACAAGAAGATTGTGAGTATAAGTGAAGGCGGAACACCCCTAATCAGATCAAGGGAGAACAGTGAGGTGTATTATAAGTTTGAGGGCGCAAACCCTACTGGTAGCTTCAAGGATAGGGGAATGACAGTTGCCATCAGCTCTGCAGTAAGCGAGGGATACAAGATTGTGGTTGCAGCGTCCACGGGAAACACTGCAGCCTCAGCCGCAGCTTACTCGGCGAGGGCTGGACTCAAGATTTACCTAGTTCTACCTAAGGACAAAGTTGCCATAGGTAAGTTGGCCCAATCTATCCTATATGGTGCCACGATCCTAGAGGTCGAGGGGAGTTTCGACGTCGGTATGAAGGCTGTGATGAGACTGTATAAGGACGTGGGAATAGTTTATCCGCTGAACTCATTCAATCCCTGGAGACTTGAGGGCCAGAAGACTATTGCGTATGAGATTACGGAGGAGATAGGTGTTCCCGATTACGTGTTCGTACCAGTTGGGAATGCTGGGAATATTTATGCAATTTGGAAGGGCTTTACAGAATTAAGGGATGCCGGAGTAATTGACAGGGTACCAAGAATGGTTGGAGTACAAGCTGAAGGGGCTTCGCCAATTGCCAAGGCAATTCTAAACAACCAGGACACGCCCCAGTTTGTGGAGAACCCAGAAACCGTGGCAACAGCAATCAGGATAGGGAAACCAGTAAATTGGAAGAAGGCCATGAAGGCCATCAAGGAATCGCAGGGAACTGCAATCTACGTCAGCGATAACGAGATAATGGAGGCACAGAGGGAACTGGCCAGGAAGGAGGGAATAGGGGCTGAACCGGCGTCGGTGGCCTCCTTTGCTGGATATAAGAAGGCCTTGGAACACGGACTTGTGGATAGGACAAGCAAGACCGTCATGATACTAACTGGACATGCATTAAAGGACCCCGACTCCATGATAAAATCTTCAGCTCGACGTATAATTGTAAATCCTGATCATTTAGAAAATATAATTCTAGGTGATCTGAATGTTAGTGGTTAA
- a CDS encoding aspartate kinase, with the protein MLVVKIGGSIQKDERDFELIANRISQYSSRDRTIVVTSALKGVTNSLIEATENRDKAVEIVSEIYDRHVKLLSKIVDGPEFDNAFKSISKLADELFRIAWSIKVLDEISARVRDYILSFGERMASVTLGAMLRSRKMDAQSYPEPLLVTDDSFGEANVIEDLSAMEARKVLDIPSKIVVVPGFIGKTPTERYTTVGRGGSDYTATLLGKLLGFPEVRLVTEVPGIMTADPRKFPGAKTISRLSLEEAMELAQMGAKRLHPRTFEPMFDRDIRVYIEGLYDEGYTLVQGTCDSSDKLKGIAVLDDLKLISVESTNIVGKIGSAARVMEKAREAGVNIISLSQPASETTIHIVVDSKNAERLSSRLQELRDVDSINVQDASAVSVVGCGLRNKELFREVLREASSFEVASISRGLRNVSATFVVKKDEGFNLAKDLHEVVVKWIN; encoded by the coding sequence ATGTTAGTGGTTAAGATTGGCGGATCAATTCAGAAGGATGAAAGGGACTTCGAACTCATAGCCAACAGGATAAGCCAATACTCATCGAGGGATAGGACCATTGTGGTAACCTCGGCCCTCAAGGGAGTGACCAACAGCTTGATTGAAGCCACGGAGAATAGGGATAAGGCGGTGGAAATAGTTAGCGAGATATATGATAGACACGTCAAGCTCTTGTCCAAGATTGTGGACGGACCTGAATTTGACAATGCGTTCAAGTCCATATCGAAGCTGGCGGACGAGCTATTCAGGATAGCTTGGTCCATCAAGGTGCTCGATGAGATATCGGCGAGAGTGAGGGATTACATCCTCTCCTTTGGTGAAAGGATGGCTAGCGTAACCTTAGGGGCCATGTTAAGAAGCAGGAAAATGGACGCTCAATCCTACCCAGAACCATTACTTGTAACGGATGACTCGTTCGGAGAGGCCAACGTTATAGAAGATCTCTCCGCCATGGAGGCAAGGAAGGTCCTAGATATTCCATCTAAGATTGTTGTGGTTCCAGGTTTCATAGGCAAGACCCCAACGGAGAGATACACTACTGTTGGGAGGGGAGGAAGCGACTATACTGCTACTCTTCTCGGTAAGTTACTAGGATTTCCAGAGGTTAGGCTAGTAACCGAGGTTCCAGGTATCATGACTGCAGATCCTAGGAAGTTCCCCGGGGCCAAGACCATATCTAGGCTCTCCCTAGAGGAGGCCATGGAGCTGGCGCAAATGGGTGCCAAGAGGCTCCATCCAAGAACTTTCGAGCCCATGTTCGATAGGGATATAAGGGTTTACATAGAGGGGCTCTACGACGAGGGTTATACCCTGGTCCAGGGAACGTGCGACTCGTCAGATAAATTGAAGGGAATAGCGGTTCTCGACGACTTAAAGCTAATCTCCGTGGAGAGCACTAACATTGTGGGGAAGATAGGTTCGGCAGCTAGGGTAATGGAAAAGGCTAGAGAGGCGGGAGTTAACATCATTTCGTTATCTCAGCCAGCCTCAGAGACCACCATTCACATCGTGGTTGACTCCAAGAACGCAGAAAGGCTATCCTCTCGGCTACAGGAGCTAAGGGATGTGGATAGCATTAACGTCCAAGACGCGAGTGCAGTAAGCGTTGTGGGATGTGGGCTAAGGAACAAGGAGCTATTCAGGGAAGTGTTGAGGGAGGCTTCGTCCTTTGAGGTGGCGTCCATATCCAGGGGACTTAGGAATGTGAGCGCTACATTTGTGGTGAAAAAAGATGAAGGTTTTAATCTTGCTAAAGACTTACATGAGGTTGTTGTAAAATGGATAAACTGA